One window of Manihot esculenta cultivar AM560-2 chromosome 17, M.esculenta_v8, whole genome shotgun sequence genomic DNA carries:
- the LOC110605029 gene encoding myb family transcription factor PHL11, with product MERGVLGGNYPYENGVVMSRDPKPRLRWTADLHHRFVDAVTKLGGPDKATPKSVLRLMGLKGLTLYHLKSHLQKYRLGQQQAKKQTAKEQTKESGSSYVNFSNHSSAVSTSSSAIEIQQGPGELPVTEPLKSQMEAHKRLEEQLEVQKKLQMRIEAQGKYLQEILEKAQKSLSLDMKCNGNNLDLALSNLIQSMNEEGRKDNITDLKDIYNKENPWAFYISKQGEREEINDLEHKVEAHPIHLDLNTKGTYDSLSVNGSTIGTQHAFI from the exons ATGGAGAGAGGAGTTTTGGGTGGAAATTATCCATACGAAAATGGAGTGGTGATGAGCAGAGATCCAAAGCCAAGGCTTCGATGGACTGCTGATCTCCATCATCGATTCGTTGATGCTGTTACCAAACTCGGCGGACCTGATA AAGCAACCCCAAAGTCAGTACTAAGGTTGATGGGATTAAAGGGTTTGACACTATACCATTTAAAGAGCCATTTACAg AAATACAGACTGGGACAACAGCAAGCTAAAAAACAAACTGCTAAAGAACAGACAAAAGAAAGTG GGAGTTCCTACGTAAATTTCAGCAATCACTCCTCAGCAGTAAGTACCAGTTCCTCTGCAATTGAGATTCAACAAGGCCCAGG AGAGCTCCCAGTTACAGAGCCACTGAAGTCCCAAATGGAAGCACATAAGAGATTAGAAGAACAACTTGAG GTACAGAAAAAACTACAAATGAGAATAGAAGCACAAGGGAAGTACTTGCAAGAAATATTAGAGAAAGCCCAAAAGAGCCTATCACTTGATATGAAATGCAATGGTAATAATCTAGATTTGGCTCTATCTAATCTCATTCAAAGCATGAATGAGGAAGGAAGAAAAGATAACATCACTGACTTAAAAGATATTTACAACAAGGAAAATCCTTGGGCTTTCTATATCAGCAAACaaggagagagagaagaaatcAATGATTTGGAGCACAAGGTTGAAGCTCATCCCATTCATTTAGACTTAAACACAAAAGGTACCTATGATTCGCTTTCTGTAAATGGATCTACGATAGGAACTCAACATGCTTTCATATAA